The Humulus lupulus chromosome 7, drHumLupu1.1, whole genome shotgun sequence region TCAATGTTCAATGCATTCATACCATACCTAAAAAAAGGTTAAAAGTTGCCGATGTTCACTGTTCAGTAAAAGAGTTACCTTATATGGTGATTATTCTTTTGTTTGCAAATTAAAAATGAACAACTCTTTAAAGGTTCTTTTTAGGAACTGTTTAACATTGTGACAGTTTCTTGAAAAATGAAATAGAACAAGAACTAGTTCTTACATGGTTGTTACTTTTTGCTTTCATTTGGGACAGctccaataatttttttaattataattttatatataaatttagagCTATTTTTATTTTAGCCCATCCAAAAAAAAATCAGTAATATGCttgtaattaattttatttttccatcattattataaaatatgagatatgtttataattttatcAGTAATGCATTGCAATGTCAGTTTATATTTTACCTGacaaaaaaaatcaacatttaaACTAACAAATAAAACATATGAAAGTTGTGTTGATTAAAAGGACAACAAAATAAATAGCATAAGTGGCTTGGCTTGGACTTCACAAGCTATTTTTCGTTAGAGATTCCCCTTTTCCATCTCAAACAATTTTATCATCACAACTTCATTTAACATACATGAATTTGCAAAAAAGGTTCATTTGAAAGAAGAAGACATGAAAAGAAAACAGTAAAGAAGCTCATTCTGCTTTATCCAACATTTCTTGACAGTTTAACTCTCATTTCCAACATTGTACAATGAGCATAACAAATGATGTGTTTATGGTTGATCAGAATTTCTTTggctttcttttattaataactGGCAGCAACTAGTATGATGGCAAGGCTTCCTCAAGTCAAATATAAACTATCCAAAACTGCAAATCCTGCTGCAACCCCACCTTCATCTGATGAAGATATCTTTGTTCGCATGAGATAACCACATTGCTCATTGATGATAACCTTCTCCTTATTCCTGCATCATATTCCAATCCAATAAGATCAAATAAATACATTCTCAACTGAAATGTATGGCATAGCAATGAGATTTTGTGCAAAagaaattatattatatatctGGTCTTTCTCATTCAATGATCTCGTACAAGGAGAATCATCTTTGTTTATATTTATACTATATATTTGGTGATTTGCTTGAAAGCATTAGTTATATACCTCAAGTAAGCACCATATATGCCTAGCTCTGATATAGCATCATCTTTATGACAAATGCCATCTCGCAGCAAAAATGTGGAAAAGACAGAAGGGAATATCCTCTGCATAAGGATGTAAGCAGCATCTTCTTCAGTTCCTTCCTTCTGTAATGCTTTAAGCGCTTCCCTCACATCATTGCCATATATATTATTTCCTGAATTTCAACAATGACTGATTAGTAAACAAGACTTCAATTAAAAAAATGGCTACGCAAAGTTAGTACCTCCGCCTTCTCTTTGGGGTTTCATCACAAACAATTCTGGTCTTTCAATGGCTTTGTTAACGATATCTGAGTCGTCCAAACTCCATAGACCTGCAAAGCATTTTCTCAATTTGGCAATGTCCTCTTTATTGTCAAGAAACCTGCTCTCACAAAACACAGAAAGCTTGTAGCTTAGTGATCTGAACATATAAATACTCCTCAGCTGCTCAACATGAAAACCAGAATCATTTACTAAATCTTCTAAATGGCAGATAAGCTGGCAGGCTCAGATAGAAAGGACCCAATCACATTTAAATTTGTGAGCATTCCATCATGTTTCTTGACCCTCGTTCTAAGACCATATGTCTAGAAGAATgtaaaaggataaaaaaaattacatgatataaataaatatatacatatacaaataaaaaatcaattCATTGAGCTATGAGCATGAATGCCTTCAAAACCACAAGTCACATATTCTGTTACCATTTGAAACACCATTCAATTTGTTTCATACTTTAAGACATTTAATCATCTTTTCAGCTCGTTGCTACCACTGGTATCAATTAAGTAATGACTTTCTGACTACTAGGACAGTATAAAGTATAAACCAAAGCTATGTACCTCTCAAGCACATTGGGTTTTGCAAGTTCTTGCTGAATCTTCTTGGTACCTACTAAATGATAAGATATTGATGGACACTTGACAGCAGATGACTGCTCCATCAGTAGCCTAGCGCTCCATTCCTACAAATAAGACAACAACATTTTGAGCTAGCAGACACCATATCCTGATGCCAATTTATGACAAAGAACTCACACTGAAAGAAAAAGCATTTGTATGATACAACAAAAGTTCTTTTGGTAAAATAAGCAAGGCATGTGTCcatgaaataaaaattaaattgaaaattGCTTACTGATTCAGATGGATAGTCAGTGGGTGCATACCCTGCTCTGAAATATATGACTGAAATTGCTTGGCCATCTCTGATATACAAAAAAatagtaaaagaagaagaagagggggaAAAAACAACATTGAAGTCAGAAATAACAGAGGTAGTCTAAACATTCATAGCGAAGACATTAATTTTCCATAGTCAAGGCCACATACACGATCAGTGACCCATCAGCTTGAAGTTCCCCTTCTGCATCAATTTCAGCCAAAGTTTTCCGAATACTTGTAATATTATGTGTGTCGTAAAGTTGAGGAACATACCCTTCCACTAATAAGCTCGACAAAATAACTCATccagaataaaattaaaaaaaaataagaattgaaaaaatcttttttttttataactttgaAGCATAGAAGTGTTATTTCCCTTCCCCCACTCTTCAACTCACCAATCCATTTCTCTTCCTGTTAAAGAAGAATAAATTGGGCATGCACTACAGTATCTACCAGTATCAATCTTATACCCCatacatttatttttacaaaattgtATCTTATCTTACAAATACTACTGGTACATAGACATGAGCTTGTAATAGAAAAGGATATCTTTCTTTCAACACTGAAGAAAGCCAATGTTGGTCATACATGTTACGTTCATCTGCTTGGACCACAACCATAACTGCGGACCTGGGGAAACAAACCACCTCTGGAATTAACTTTCCATACAAACTTCAGTAAAAGCTacaaccaaaaaaataaaaataaggaaGACAAGCATTTATCAAATCTAACCTGGGGTTGTTATACTCGGTCCAAGCTTTGGCCAATACATTTGCAAACTGACTAACAGAAGTGTTACCAGGAACTCTTTTGGAGTCTAAGTTAAGAAGCTTTCCATAATTATCAAGTAAACTCCTGGAAGATGAACACATAATAATTAGAAATACCAAACCACCAACTAAATGATAGCCTTTAAGAGCTCTCCTAATCCTAAATGCTACTTCACCTGTGAAGGTCACTGACAAGACTACTAAGACCAGCAAATGAAGAGGAAATCGTGTTCATCTCTATTTGGAGGAGAAATTTAGTCTGTTCATCAAGCATATAATCTGATCGATGTAAACCCAAACGTATTTCCTGTGTAAGTGATTTAAAAAGGTTACAAAATTTTCATGTTCAACTGATGAACCACCTCAAGGAACCCGAGATGAGACAAATAAAATGAACAAATCTGCACAATTCAGAAGCCACATAATTCTCGGATGAATTCCATCACTGtaccttaaaaaaatatattcttgcAACTAACTGGAACAACAGCATTGCACATAGACCAAAACAAAATGACCATGAAACCCAAACACAATCAACTAAATCCCCAACAAGTCTTAGGTGCATTTCAGATTTCAACAGTTTACTAAAAATACAATTACCTCTTTCTTGTTGATCTCAAGCATCTTCGAGTGAATATCTAGAAGTCTCGACGTAAAGGCGTCCGCTTTCTTAGTTCTGCGATTTGATTAACATGATAATGTTAATATCAACTGACAAATATTTCCTACTTCAAGAAGCGAAGTAAGCTTAGCTTAGCTTAGCGGTTTATATAAAAGAGCTACTACAAATGCAAAACGCCTATTACA contains the following coding sequences:
- the LOC133790865 gene encoding glutathione synthetase, chloroplastic → MGVAHFSASGSVSSDIMYSSTLLSKSSIKASLVFSLTNQVFQTHLPKSTNKTFHSSQPLLLKSGKVRAMETQEGVSSLDFHGIDQKLVDKMIYDALVWSSLHGLVVGDKSVQRSGKVPGVGMVHAPFALLPMPFPETHWKQACEVAPIFNELVDRVSLEAKFLQDSLSRTKKADAFTSRLLDIHSKMLEINKKEEIRLGLHRSDYMLDEQTKFLLQIEMNTISSSFAGLSSLVSDLHRSLLDNYGKLLNLDSKRVPGNTSVSQFANVLAKAWTEYNNPRSAVMVVVQADERNMYDQHWLSSVLKERHNITSIRKTLAEIDAEGELQADGSLIVDGQAISVIYFRAGYAPTDYPSESEWSARLLMEQSSAVKCPSISYHLVGTKKIQQELAKPNVLERFLDNKEDIAKLRKCFAGLWSLDDSDIVNKAIERPELFVMKPQREGGGNNIYGNDVREALKALQKEGTEEDAAYILMQRIFPSVFSTFLLRDGICHKDDAISELGIYGAYLRNKEKVIINEQCGYLMRTKISSSDEGGVAAGFAVLDSLYLT